One Ranitomeya variabilis isolate aRanVar5 chromosome 4, aRanVar5.hap1, whole genome shotgun sequence genomic window, actgcaagtcAGAAGTGAGATTGGATTTTTTTGGATTAGTTTATGGAAACCTTGTTGCTTTTTAACAGCCTTTGAACCACTATTAGTGTGGGAACCTCTGTGTTCCCATTGATGGATGATCGACCTGAATGgagacttgttttttgtgagatgagaactGGTGTTATTTTTGCCAACATAACATAACATTGGTTTCTTTTTgttcgatatttgggaggcagaatgaataaacagttgaacaccacgcactACTGGTTCATCCAATAAGTTTTTCTAGTAGACTGTGGACTGTCATTGTCTTTGTAAATAATTAAAGTTTTTTGTACATGACTtaccatttttatggacagtttaagtagaaatgttcaaaactataaaactcaaggatatttgattaaaaaaatatatatttttttatcttagcagatgactgtaccaggagatcagagggacagctgacatcttcaatttttaaatctgatgatcttgagatcctacaagatacaactgaagtgattgctATTACTCCAAATATACCATCATCTAATCACAGCAAATATCTGTCATCTCATCCTATGAAACAGGtctcatcttctgattcattactgactactaaggaaaatcaaagtcgcaaaagaggcattaaaaaacaaacagctcctaaagcaaagaagtcattttcatgttcagaatgtgggaaatattttacactgaaatcacattttgttaaccaccaaagaacccacacagggaagaATCCTTttccctgttcagaatgtgggaaatgttttaactggaaatcgATTCTTGTTAGGcaccagagagctcacacaggagagaaacctttttcttgttcagagtgtggaaaatgttttaactggaaatcgGTTCTTGTTAggcaccagaaaactcacacaaggaaaaagcctttttcctgtttagaatgtggaaaatattttaaccgGAAATCGGTTTTTGATaaccaccagagaattcacacaggggagaagcctttttcctgttcagaatgtgggaaatgttttaactataaATCAGAATGTgttcagcaccagagaatccacacaggagaaaagcctttttcctgttcagaatgtgggaaatgttttaatcagaaatcgaaTCTTGAttgccaccagagaactcacacaggggagaagcgtttttcctgtttagaatgtggaaaatattttgaccGGAAATCGGTTTTTGataaccaccagagaactcacacaggggagaagcctatttcctgttcagaatgtgggaaatgttttaactataaATCAGAATGTgttcagcaccagagaatccacacaggagagaagcctttttcctgttcagaatgtgggaaatgttttaaccggaaatgggttcttgatagccaccagagaactcacacaggagagaaaactttttcttgttcagagtgtggaaaatgttttaacctgaaatcGGTTCTTGAtatccaccagagaactcacacagcggagaagcctttttcctgctcagaatgtgggaaatgttttaatcggaaatggGTTCTTGATAtccaccagagaactcatacaggggagaagcctttttcctgttcagaatgtgggaaatgttttaaccggaaatcgattcttgttaggcaccagagaactcacacaaggaaaaagcctttttcctgtttagaatgtggaaaatattttgaccGGAAATCGGTTTTTGataaccaccagagaactcacacaggggagaagcctttttcctgttcagaatgtgggaaatgttttaactataaATCAGATTTTgttcagcaccagagaatccacacaggggagaagcctttttcctgttcagaatgtgggaaatgttttaatcagaaatcgaaTCTTGAttgccaccagagaactcacacaggggagaagcctttttcctgtttagaatgtggaaaatattttgaccGGAAATCGGTTTTTGataaccaccagagaactcacacaggggagaagcctttttcctgttcagaatgtgggaaatgttttaatcggaaatggagtcttgatagccaccagagaactcacacaggggagaagcctttttcctgttcagaatgtggaaaatattttaatcGGAAAGCgaatcttattagacatcagagcagtcacacagaagagaagccttt contains:
- the LOC143767939 gene encoding uncharacterized protein LOC143767939 isoform X5, translating into MDMDRDKMAERILHLTLEILFRLTGEDYTVVKKTSSERCQDPVSEGWGRPLSPVTGPPPHPLIHEDINDQKILELIYKMIELLTGEVPIKCQDVAVYFSMEEWEYLEGHKDLYKDVMMEVPQPLTSPDLSSKRTTPERCPRPLLPQDCKQEDPNVPQDHQGEDLTHINTTETYVRGDEWCKEEIPTCDYPADDCTRRSEGQLTSSIFKSDDLEILQDTTEVIAITPNIPSSNHSKYLSSHPMKQVSSSDSLLTTKENQSRKRGIKKQTAPKAKKSFSCSECGKYFTLKSHFVNHQRTHTGKNPFPCSECGKCFNWKSILVRHQRAHTGEKPFSCSECGKCFNWKSVLVRHQKTHTRKKPFSCLECGKYFNRKSVFDNHQRIHTGEKPFSCSECGKCFNYKSECVQHQRIHTGEKPFSCSECGKCFNQKSNLDCHQRTHTGEKRFSCLECGKYFDRKSVFDNHQRTHTGEKPISCSECGKCFNYKSECVQHQRIHTGEKPFSCSECGKCFNRKWVLDSHQRTHTGEKTFSCSECGKCFNLKSVLDIHQRTHTAEKPFSCSECGKCFNRKWVLDIHQRTHTGEKPFSCSECGKCFNRKSILVRHQRTHTRKKPFSCLECGKYFDRKSVFDNHQRTHTGEKPFSCSECGKCFNYKSDFVQHQRIHTGEKPFSCSECGKCFNQKSNLDCHQRTHTGEKPFSCLECGKYFDRKSVFDNHQRTHTGEKPFSCSECGKCFNRKWSLDSHQRTHTGEKPFSCSECGKYFNRKANLIRHQSSHTEEKPFSFS
- the LOC143767939 gene encoding uncharacterized protein LOC143767939 isoform X3, with amino-acid sequence MWCAALQVKVSAILDHLSEDLLYKRIFLIYPSEMDMDRDQMAERILHLTLEILFRLTGEDYTVVKKTSSERCQDPVSEGWGKRLSPITGAPPHPLIHEDINDQKILELAYKMIELLTGEVPIKCQDVAVYFSMEEWEYLEGHKDLYKDVMMEVPQPLTSPDLSSKRTTPERCPRPLLPQDCKQEDPNVPQDHQGEDLTHINTTETYVRGDEWCKEEIPTCDYPADDCTRRSEGQLTSSIFKSDDLEILQDTTEVIAITPNIPSSNHSKYLSSHPMKQVSSSDSLLTTKENQSRKRGIKKQTAPKAKKSFSCSECGKYFTLKSHFVNHQRTHTGKNPFPCSECGKCFNWKSILVRHQRAHTGEKPFSCSECGKCFNWKSVLVRHQKTHTRKKPFSCLECGKYFNRKSVFDNHQRIHTGEKPFSCSECGKCFNYKSECVQHQRIHTGEKPFSCSECGKCFNQKSNLDCHQRTHTGEKRFSCLECGKYFDRKSVFDNHQRTHTGEKPISCSECGKCFNYKSECVQHQRIHTGEKPFSCSECGKCFNRKWVLDSHQRTHTGEKTFSCSECGKCFNLKSVLDIHQRTHTAEKPFSCSECGKCFNRKWVLDIHQRTHTGEKPFSCSECGKCFNRKSILVRHQRTHTRKKPFSCLECGKYFDRKSVFDNHQRTHTGEKPFSCSECGKCFNYKSDFVQHQRIHTGEKPFSCSECGKCFNQKSNLDCHQRTHTGEKPFSCLECGKYFDRKSVFDNHQRTHTGEKPFSCSECGKCFNRKWSLDSHQRTHTGEKPFSCSECGKYFNRKANLIRHQSSHTEEKPFSFS
- the LOC143767939 gene encoding uncharacterized protein LOC143767939 isoform X4, with the translated sequence MDMDRDQMAERILHLTLEILFRLTGEDYTVVKKTSSERCQDPVSEGWGKRLSPITGAPPHPLIHEDINDQKILELAYKMIELLTGEVPIKCQDVAVYFSMEEWEYLEGHKDLYKDVMMEVPQPLTSPDLSSKRTTPERCPRPLLPQDCKQEDPNVPQDHQGEDLTHINTTETYVRGDEWCKEEIPTCDYPADDCTRRSEGQLTSSIFKSDDLEILQDTTEVIAITPNIPSSNHSKYLSSHPMKQVSSSDSLLTTKENQSRKRGIKKQTAPKAKKSFSCSECGKYFTLKSHFVNHQRTHTGKNPFPCSECGKCFNWKSILVRHQRAHTGEKPFSCSECGKCFNWKSVLVRHQKTHTRKKPFSCLECGKYFNRKSVFDNHQRIHTGEKPFSCSECGKCFNYKSECVQHQRIHTGEKPFSCSECGKCFNQKSNLDCHQRTHTGEKRFSCLECGKYFDRKSVFDNHQRTHTGEKPISCSECGKCFNYKSECVQHQRIHTGEKPFSCSECGKCFNRKWVLDSHQRTHTGEKTFSCSECGKCFNLKSVLDIHQRTHTAEKPFSCSECGKCFNRKWVLDIHQRTHTGEKPFSCSECGKCFNRKSILVRHQRTHTRKKPFSCLECGKYFDRKSVFDNHQRTHTGEKPFSCSECGKCFNYKSDFVQHQRIHTGEKPFSCSECGKCFNQKSNLDCHQRTHTGEKPFSCLECGKYFDRKSVFDNHQRTHTGEKPFSCSECGKCFNRKWSLDSHQRTHTGEKPFSCSECGKYFNRKANLIRHQSSHTEEKPFSFS
- the LOC143767939 gene encoding uncharacterized protein LOC143767939 isoform X1 — encoded protein: MKTKSPSTYKYPETTRVCSGKPEQRVYSLITNDVTLHNSYLWEKQMDRTGEVRTLKMSVVRFIHVSLHNQDYTVVKKTSSERCQDPVSEGWGKRLSPITGAPPHPLIHEDINDQKILELAYKMIELLTGEVPIKCQDVAVYFSMEEWEYLEGHKDLYKDVMMEVPQPLTSPDLSSKRTTPERCPRPLLPQDCKQEDPNVPQDHQGEDLTHINTTETYVRGDEWCKEEIPTCDYPADDCTRRSEGQLTSSIFKSDDLEILQDTTEVIAITPNIPSSNHSKYLSSHPMKQVSSSDSLLTTKENQSRKRGIKKQTAPKAKKSFSCSECGKYFTLKSHFVNHQRTHTGKNPFPCSECGKCFNWKSILVRHQRAHTGEKPFSCSECGKCFNWKSVLVRHQKTHTRKKPFSCLECGKYFNRKSVFDNHQRIHTGEKPFSCSECGKCFNYKSECVQHQRIHTGEKPFSCSECGKCFNQKSNLDCHQRTHTGEKRFSCLECGKYFDRKSVFDNHQRTHTGEKPISCSECGKCFNYKSECVQHQRIHTGEKPFSCSECGKCFNRKWVLDSHQRTHTGEKTFSCSECGKCFNLKSVLDIHQRTHTAEKPFSCSECGKCFNRKWVLDIHQRTHTGEKPFSCSECGKCFNRKSILVRHQRTHTRKKPFSCLECGKYFDRKSVFDNHQRTHTGEKPFSCSECGKCFNYKSDFVQHQRIHTGEKPFSCSECGKCFNQKSNLDCHQRTHTGEKPFSCLECGKYFDRKSVFDNHQRTHTGEKPFSCSECGKCFNRKWSLDSHQRTHTGEKPFSCSECGKYFNRKANLIRHQSSHTEEKPFSFS
- the LOC143767939 gene encoding uncharacterized protein LOC143767939 isoform X2, with the protein product MKTKSPSTYKYPETTRVCSGKPEQRVYSLITNDVTLHNSYLWEKQMDRTGEVRTLKMSVVRFIHVSLHNQDYTVVKKTSSERCQDPVSEGWGKRLSPITGAPPHPLIHEDINDQKILELAYKMIELLTGEVPIKCQDVAVYFSMEEWEYLEGHKDLYKDVMMEVPQPLTSPDLSSKRTTPERCPRPLLPQDCKQEDPNVPQDHQGEDLTHINTTETYVRGDEWCKEEIPTCDYPDDCTRRSEGQLTSSIFKSDDLEILQDTTEVIAITPNIPSSNHSKYLSSHPMKQVSSSDSLLTTKENQSRKRGIKKQTAPKAKKSFSCSECGKYFTLKSHFVNHQRTHTGKNPFPCSECGKCFNWKSILVRHQRAHTGEKPFSCSECGKCFNWKSVLVRHQKTHTRKKPFSCLECGKYFNRKSVFDNHQRIHTGEKPFSCSECGKCFNYKSECVQHQRIHTGEKPFSCSECGKCFNQKSNLDCHQRTHTGEKRFSCLECGKYFDRKSVFDNHQRTHTGEKPISCSECGKCFNYKSECVQHQRIHTGEKPFSCSECGKCFNRKWVLDSHQRTHTGEKTFSCSECGKCFNLKSVLDIHQRTHTAEKPFSCSECGKCFNRKWVLDIHQRTHTGEKPFSCSECGKCFNRKSILVRHQRTHTRKKPFSCLECGKYFDRKSVFDNHQRTHTGEKPFSCSECGKCFNYKSDFVQHQRIHTGEKPFSCSECGKCFNQKSNLDCHQRTHTGEKPFSCLECGKYFDRKSVFDNHQRTHTGEKPFSCSECGKCFNRKWSLDSHQRTHTGEKPFSCSECGKYFNRKANLIRHQSSHTEEKPFSFS